A part of Marinobacter psychrophilus genomic DNA contains:
- the hemJ gene encoding protoporphyrinogen oxidase HemJ: protein MLWVKAFHIISMVCWFAGIFYLPRLFVYHAACEDEPGRERFKIMERKLYRGITMPAMIATVFFGVWLVSYSVSGYFSQGWFHVKLVLVALLIVYHFYCGHLVKVFRDDRNTRGHVFYRWFNEVPVFVLLAVVILAVVRPF from the coding sequence ATGCTTTGGGTAAAAGCTTTTCACATAATTTCGATGGTGTGCTGGTTTGCCGGCATTTTTTACCTTCCGCGACTGTTCGTTTACCACGCGGCCTGCGAAGACGAACCGGGCCGCGAACGCTTCAAGATCATGGAGCGCAAGCTGTATCGCGGGATTACCATGCCGGCTATGATTGCCACCGTATTTTTTGGCGTGTGGCTGGTCAGCTATAGTGTGTCTGGCTACTTCAGCCAAGGCTGGTTTCACGTCAAACTCGTATTAGTGGCGCTATTGATCGTTTATCACTTTTACTGTGGCCACTTGGTCAAAGTGTTCCGCGACGATCGCAACACCCGAGGCCACGTGTTTTACCGCTGGTTTAACGAAGTGCCTGTATTTGTGCTGCTGGCAGTGGTTATTCTTGCGGTCGTGCGGCCATTCTAG